TTATTGTGAAATGGTTGTTTGTTGTAGCTCTGTTTATCAGTGGCAGCCTTGCCGCACAGGCAGATTTTCGCATTTGTAATGATACTCAGGGTACAATCGGCGTTGCTATCGGCTACCGCGCCAAACAGAACTGGATCAGCCAAGGCTGGTGGCAGATTAAACCCGCCGGATGTGAGACGCTGATTGAAGGGCGGCTGTCTTCGCGCTATTATTATATCTATGCTGAAAATGCCAGCGGGAATGCCTTGTGGAATGGTGCTGTCAAAATGTGCGGACAGGACGCTACATTTAAAATCAACGGTGTCCGTGATTGTTATACCCGCGGTTTCAAGAAATTCGATTTTCAGGAAATTGACACCAAAAACCGGGTCAGCTGGATGGTGCGCCTGACAGAAAATGATACCTCCCCCAATCCTTCATTGGACAATTCACTTGTGACAGGAACAACAACTCCATGAAACGCAACCGTAAGGTAAAAATTCTCGCAACACTCGGGCCAGCTTCTTCTGAAGAAGTGATGATTGAAAAGCTCTTTCTTGCTGGTGCCGATGTTTTCCGCATTAATATGAGCCATGCCAGCCATGACCTTATGCGCACTCTGGTCAGGCGAATCCGTGCAGTGGAAAAACGTGTCGGCCGGTCAATCGGTATTCTGGCTGATTTGCAGGGGCCGAAATTGCGGGTCGGCACGTTTGCCGGCGGCAAGGTGGAACTGAAAGCGGGGCAGAAATTCACGCTTGATAACAAGGAAGCGGCCGGTAATGAAAAGCGCGTTTATCTGCCGCATCCTGAAATCCTTGAAGCGGTCAAACCCGGTGAGCGGCTGCTGATTGATGATGGCCGGCTGGAGCTTGTCTGTGAAAAAAGCGATGGCCACAGCCTGACCTGCCGCGTTGTCGCCGGCACCCATATTTCCGACCGCAAGGGCGTGAGCCTGCCTGACACCACACTGGGTGTCAGCGCGCTGACGGAAAAAGACCATAAAGACCTGCGCGCGGTGCTGAAGGAAGAGATCGACTGGCTGGCGCTGTCTTTTATCCAGCGGCCGGAAGATGTGACCGAGGTGCGCAAAATTGCCGGTGACCGTGTCGGCATTCTATCAAAGATTGAAAAACCGCAAGCCGTACAGCGGCTGGAAGAAATTGTCGCGGTGTCTGATGCGCTGATGGTGGCGCGCGGTGATCTGGGGGTTGAAATGCCGCTGGAAAGTGTGCCGGGCGCGCAGATTGAAATTATCAAGGCTTGCCGGCGAATGGGCAAGCCGGTGGTTGTCGCCACGCAGATGCTCGAATCCATGATCAGCGCGCCGGTGCCGACACGCGCGGAAGTTTCGGATGTGGCGACGGCGGTGATGGAAGGTACGGATGCGATCATGCTTTCAGCCGAATCAGCCGCCGGCCAGTATCCGGTTGAAGCGGTGCAGACCATGGATAAAATCGCCTGCAAGATTGAGCGTGATTCCAATTATCCGGCCATGATCAGCGCCCAGCATCCATTGCCTGAAGCCACCGGTTCAGATGCTATTTCGCTGGCGGCCCGTCATATCGCCGAGACGCTTAACCTGTCGGCGATTATCGCCTATACCAGCACTGGAACAACCGGCATCCGCGCTTCGCGCGAGCGCCCGCAAACACCGATTATCGTGCTGTCGCCGGTGCTGGAGACTGTGCGGCGGCTGGCGCTGGTGTGGGGGGTGCATTGCGTGGTGACTGATGATTCCACCAGTCTGGATGATATGGTTGACGGCGCTTGCGCTGTGGCCTGTGCGGAAGGTTTTGCCGCGCCGGGCAAGCGGGTGATTATTACTGCCGGTGTGCCGTTTGGCCGCCCGGGCAGCACCAATATGCTGCGTATCGCCTATATCAGCGAAGACGGTAAAAAAGGCGTTTGACACGTCCGGTTGTTATTGTGCATTTCAGGGCGGCAAATGCCGCCCTGTTTAAAAGAACAACAGGCGTAAACTGTTTTGGTGCTGACCTGCTGTAATAAAAAATTCCCCGCTTCGGTAAAATTCCGAAACGGGGAACAGATTCCTGTTGGCAGAATTATGCTTTTCTTTGTGGTTTCCCACGGGTTGGCGTACCATTCGCCACATGATAGTCAGCCGTTGCTTTTGCCAGCGGTTCGTGTCCGCGAATAACATCGGCGAGTTTTTCCGCGATCATGATGGTGGGCGCATTGAGGTTGCCGGTGGTGATACGCG
This is a stretch of genomic DNA from Candidatus Tokpelaia hoelldoblerii. It encodes these proteins:
- a CDS encoding Pyruvate kinase (bhsal01340) → MKRNRKVKILATLGPASSEEVMIEKLFLAGADVFRINMSHASHDLMRTLVRRIRAVEKRVGRSIGILADLQGPKLRVGTFAGGKVELKAGQKFTLDNKEAAGNEKRVYLPHPEILEAVKPGERLLIDDGRLELVCEKSDGHSLTCRVVAGTHISDRKGVSLPDTTLGVSALTEKDHKDLRAVLKEEIDWLALSFIQRPEDVTEVRKIAGDRVGILSKIEKPQAVQRLEEIVAVSDALMVARGDLGVEMPLESVPGAQIEIIKACRRMGKPVVVATQMLESMISAPVPTRAEVSDVATAVMEGTDAIMLSAESAAGQYPVEAVQTMDKIACKIERDSNYPAMISAQHPLPEATGSDAISLAARHIAETLNLSAIIAYTSTGTTGIRASRERPQTPIIVLSPVLETVRRLALVWGVHCVVTDDSTSLDDMVDGACAVACAEGFAAPGKRVIITAGVPFGRPGSTNMLRIAYISEDGKKGV
- a CDS encoding Hypothetical protein (bhsal01330); translation: MMIMKFIVKWLFVVALFISGSLAAQADFRICNDTQGTIGVAIGYRAKQNWISQGWWQIKPAGCETLIEGRLSSRYYYIYAENASGNALWNGAVKMCGQDATFKINGVRDCYTRGFKKFDFQEIDTKNRVSWMVRLTENDTSPNPSLDNSLVTGTTTP